A portion of the Tiliqua scincoides isolate rTilSci1 chromosome 3, rTilSci1.hap2, whole genome shotgun sequence genome contains these proteins:
- the LRRC3 gene encoding leucine-rich repeat-containing protein 3, with protein MTSMFLAAKASRPAPLYWSQALFCLLFWTLSYSCTSCPKQCQCTNYSGATAVLCSASNLEEIPKDIPKDTMFLKLDANKITAVPNSTFRHLAHLQEIDLSKNAIEKIDSAAFRGVPDGLRLLDLSGNLIQRIPKEALVDLNAIIRLSNNPWHCECTLQEVLKEVHLDPESVNEITCQTSVQEEYAGKPLLHVLNSGINFCNMHKKTTDVAMFVTMFSWFTLVISYVVYYVRHNQEDTKKHLEYLKSLPSTRVPKETISTIL; from the coding sequence ATGACCAGCATGTTTCTGGCAgccaaggcatctaggcctgcaCCATTGTACTGGTCCCAAGCTCTCTTCTGCCTCCTCTTTTGGACCCTTTCCTATTCCTGtacttcctgtcccaagcagtgtCAGTGCACCAACTATTCTGGAGCAACAGCTGTTCTTTGCAGCGCTAGCAACCTGGAAGAGATTCCAAAGGATATCCCCAAAGACACCATGTTTTTGAAGTTGGATGCTAACAAAATCACTGCAGTCCCCAACAGCACCTTCAGACACCTCGCCCACTTGCAAGAGATAGATCTCTCCAAGAATGCCATTGAGAAGATTGATTCTGCAGCCTTCAGAGGAGTACCTGATGGCCTGAGGTTGCTTGATCTCTCTGGCAATCTCATACAGAGAATCCCAAAGGAAGCCTTGGTCGATTTGAATGCCATAATTCGCCTGTCCAACAATCCCTGGCACTGTGAATGTACTTTGCAGGAAGTCTTGAAGGAAGTGCATCTAGACCCAGAATCAGTAAACGAGATCACCTGCCAAACATCTGTGCAGGAGGAATATGCCGGGAAACCTCTACTCCATGTCCTTAATTCAGGCATCAACTTTTGCAACATGCATAAAAAAACCACCGATGTTGCCATGTTTGTTACCATGTTCAGCTGGTTTACTTTGGTCATTAGTTACGTGGTGTACTATGTTCGGCACAACCAAGAGGACACAAAGAAGCACTTGGAATACCTGAAATCACTGCCAAGCACAAGGGTTCCTAAAGAGACCATCAGCACTATCCTGTAG